A part of Aspergillus flavus chromosome 1, complete sequence genomic DNA contains:
- a CDS encoding SH3 domain protein, whose amino-acid sequence MASQSNFMAAMTNRSLRTVRLELEFLADASVITPQQLSSIVSQLPQENTERSASVPQSVPQSQPPVQRHQPPVAAPTPIQPSPAPYSPPTQQFANTSLNEKAAYQPPPQHYTPPPPAYPQAPAVLSVANALYAYTPTDPGDLALQPHDRVQVLEHMNADWWRGRNERTNLEGIFPRSYVSVIENKAAPAPTSYGNMPLEVSQSGSAENPDDKKTGKFEEHGKKFGKKMGNAAIFGAGATIGSNIVNSIF is encoded by the exons GCCGCCATGACCAACCGGTCGCTGCGCACTGTCCGATTG GAACTTGAGTTCCTTGCGGATGCGTCGGTCATTACTCCGCAACAACTGTCCTCGATAGTATCCCAACTACCCCAGGAGAACACTGAACGTTCCGCCTCTGTACCTCAATCGGTACCTCAATCGCAGCCACCTGTCCAGCGTCACCAACCCCCTGTTGCAGCCCCAACTCCCATTCAACCTTCTCCAGCCCCATACTCTCCTCCCACCCAACAGTTTGCCAATACCTCGTTGAACGAGAAGGCCGCCTATCAACCGCCCCCGCAGCATTATACTCCCCCACCGCCTGCTTATCCCCAAGCTCCCGCGGTGCTCTCGGTCGCTAATGCGCTCTACGCTTACACTCCAACGGATCCCGGTGATCTGGCTCTCCAGCCCCATGATCGGGTTCAAGTTCTGGAGCACATGAATGCCGATT GGTGGCGTGGTCGTAATGAGCGGACCAACTTGGAGGGTATCTTCCCTCGTAGCTATGTGAGCGTGATAGAAAACAAGGCGGCGCCAGCTCCTACGAGTTACGGAAATATGCCCCTCGAAGTCAGCCAGAGTGGCTCCGCTGAAAACCCGGACGATAAGAAAACCGGCAAGTTTGAGGAGCATGGCAAGAAGTTTGGCAAGAAGATGGGCAATGCCG CTATCTTCGGTGCCGGTGCTACTATCGGTTCCAACATTGTGAATAGCATTTTTTAG
- a CDS encoding putative m-phase phosphoprotein, producing MTMDLISTWQHALKDIDSFELDFVCQSHHKFIAPKLESYTINLARSNDTLQWRVEEHELEAVLGLWTWSLLNSSPEWLQNGLGRLVGLSESEARAEDTDLYFHKWIFRQREARMVSTKMVCLPQCMFGFFSGLYPNDKEILIVKTENRLETMAAQDIYVQFIRSVFQNMGELGGDTNVISGSRDGYIAHNTRLDDLVNCFETSNLGSREDALLCLVPGLRHRGLLPMLSGGSSVVKSRIKELTASRNWVEAFSILWWLCERSEGEEFELSVFELGCLCRRAILQTDPNIQAEGYKYACRLIENDPRTRFIRSLRDSRPTNWMDADQRPEQWKAFSLQLGWVIWHITQKISDRQGIQSSLESLGIHGSSVPIGKANGSENQGKKGEQAVLHWLTNNDEGLYSRELLSVDDRLALDWLCQNRHHALLDWLIARWVELEERCPGFLYHITIWAVEGKYRVAIDALRRRGVSINMQNPKDGSTPLIDKIMAGDRKAIQELLDAGADVNGSHSSGGTPLSVASHKGDLETVSLLLRKGSRVNIQDSDGFSPLMYATEGGHVDIVRVLLQRGANANLGSFGGSTPLMAAAADNRVEILELLLSRGAQVDMESSDGCTALILAARNGSTEATRLLLSHSANVHKRTLGGETALDSAREYDHIASECITLLESAMA from the coding sequence ATGACGATGGACTTAATTTCAACCTGGCAACACGCGCTGAAGGATATTGACAGCTTCGAGCTTGATTTTGTGTGTCAATCCCATCACAAGTTTATCGCCCCTAAATTGGAAAGCTACACGATCAACCTCGCAAGATCAAATGATACACTACAGTGGCGAGTTGAGGAACACGAGCTAGAGGCAGTGTTGGGGCTATGGACATGGTCACTGTTGAATTCCAGCCCAGAGTGGCTGCAGAACGGGCTTGGTAGGCTTGTGGGACTGAGTGAGTCCGAGGCCAGAGCAGAAGATACTGATCTTTACTTCCATAAATGGATCTTCCGGCAGAGAGAAGCAAGGATGGTTTCGACCAAAATGGTCTGTCTACCGCAATGCATGTTTGGGTTTTTTTCAGGCCTTTATCCCAACGACAAAGAGATTTTGATTGTGAAGACCGAAAATCGCCTTGAAACTATGGCCGCTCAAGACATTTACGTTCAATTTATCAGAAGCGTTTTCCAGAATATGGGAGAACTTGGCGGTGACACCAACGTGATTTCCGGCTCAAGAGACGGGTACATTGCTCATAATACCCGCCTTGATGACCTTGTGAACTGCTTCGAAACCAGCAACTTAGGCTCAAGGGAAGATGCACTGTTGTGCCTAGTTCCTGGGCTGAGACATCGAGGTCTTCTACCAATGCTTTCTGGAGGCTCAAGTGTTGTAAAGAGTCGGATCAAGGAGCTTACAGCCAGCAGAAACTGGGTGGAAGCGTTCTCGATATTATGGTGGCTTTGCGAACGTAGTGAAGGAGAGGAGTTCGAACTTTCTGTCTTCGAACTCGGCTGCCTTTGTCGTCGTGCAATTTTACAAACGGACCCAAATATACAGGCGGAAGGTTACAAGTACGCATGTCGTCTCATAGAGAATGATCCAAGGACGAGGTTCATCAGAAGCCTGAGGGATAGTCGCCCCACGAATTGGATGGACGCAGACCAACGGCCGGAACAGTGGAAGGCATTTTCTCTCCAATTAGGGTGGGTAATTTGGCACATCACTCAAAAAATTAGTGATCGACAAGGCATTCAGAGCTCCCTGGAATCTCTTGGTATCCATGGGAGCTCAGTGCCTATAGGAAAGGCGAATGGAAGTGAGAACCAGGGCAAAAAGGGAGAGCAAGCCGTACTCCATTGGTTAACGAACAATGACGAGGGGCTTTACAGCCGTGAGCTTCTTTCCGTAGACGATCGTCTAGCCCTGGATTGGTTGTGCCAGAATAGGCATCACGCGCTTTTGGATTGGCTCATTGCAAGATGGGTTGAGTTGGAAGAGCGATGCCCAGGGTTCCTCTACCACATCACTATATGGGCCGTCGAAGGCAAATATCGAGTAGCGATAGATGCGCTTCGCCGGCGCGGTGTGAGCATCAACATGCAGAATCCTAAAGATGGCTCAACTCCCCTGATCGACAAGATTATGGCGGGTGATCGAAAGGCAATTCAGGAGCTGCTCGACGCCGGAGCTGATGTGAATGGAAGTCATTCCAGTGGAGGAACGCCGTTGTCGGTTGCCAGTCACAAGGGAGATTTGGAAACGGTTTCCTTGCTCTTGCGCAAAGGTTCCAGAGTCAACATTCAAGACAGTGACGGATTCAGCCCTCTGATGTATGCCACCGAAGGGGGTCATGTCGATATTGTTCGGGTTTTGTTACAACGTGGTGCCAATGCTAACCTGGGCAGCTTCGGCGGAAGTACACCTTTGATGGCTGCGGCAGCAGATAACCGCGTGGAGATTCTGGAACTCCTGCTTTCTCGGGGAGCCCAAGTAGATATGGAAAGCAGCGATGGTTGTACTGCCCTCATACTAGCAGCGCGGAATGGCAGCACAGAAGCCACAAGGCTTCTGTTAAGCCACAGTGCTAACGTCCATAAACGCACGCTTGGTGGTGAAACGGCTCTCGATTCCGCACGAGAATACGATCATATTGCAAGCGAGTGCATAACATTACTCGAGTCAGCAATGGCTTAG
- a CDS encoding tryptophan RNA-binding attenuator protein-like domain-containing protein, whose amino-acid sequence MATTYFPPPPQDPQFPPSHSNPQSLSDFSQPNFSFPPPQRQQTAPAVSPFATDTNAAAYTANGDIGNPYGSNSVSPPPQSSTPPAAVQPQAAPVVSATSQDEVGTFNGGSYRISHRDTNSVLTMQLAMGCPIEAKPGAMVAMSGDISLRGTVKFGLAKMVAGGMTSSIYTGPGEILLAPPFLGDIIVLRMDGSERWKVGKDAFLAKTSGVEKDYKSQGMTKAVFSGEGFIIYHMSGVGLVWLQSFGAIIRKDVSVAVWFTFPLLSLVFAVAKSPLSPIQIPEGKTYLVDNGYIVAWNCKYKIERAASGGLLSAFSSSEGLACKFEGPGTVYLQTRNAAAFAAHLSGK is encoded by the exons ATGGCGACTACCtactttcctcctccacctcagGACCCTCAATTTCCTC CTTCTCACTCGAATCCCCAAAGCCTCTCCGATTTCTCGCAACCGAATTTCAGTTTCCCCCCGCCGCAACGACAACAAACAGCTCCTGCCGTGAGCCCATTCGCAACGGATACCAATGCCGCAGCGTACACCGCGAATGGGGATATCGGCAATCCATACGGATCAAACTCCGtgtctcctccccctcaatCATCGACGCCCCCAGCGGCCGTACAGCCCCAAGCTGCCCCCGTCGTGTCGGCCACAAGTCAAGATGAAGTCGGCACATTCAACGGTGGAAGCTACCGAATCAGCCACCGGGACACCAACTCAGTGCTCACAATGCAGCTGGCAATGGGATGCCCGATCGAAGCCAAACCAG GCGCCATGGTTGCAATGTCCGGCGACATTTCCCTCAGGGGAACAGTGAAATTCGGCCTAGCGAAAATGGTCGCCGGCGGGATGACCTCCTCGATTTACACGGGGCCGGGTGAAATTCTCCTGGCGCCGCCTTTCCTAGGCGACATCATTGTGCTCCGGATGGACGGCTCGGAGCGATGGAAGGTGGGCAAAGACGCATTCCTGGCTAAAACAAGCGGTGTCGAGAAAGACTACAAGTCACAGGGAATGACCAAGGCTGTCTTCTCCGGCGAGGGTTTCATCATCTACCACATGTCCGGGGTCGGTCTTGTATGGCTTCAGAGTTTCGGTGCCATTATCAGAAAAGATGTAAGTGTGGCTGTGTGGTTTACTTTCCCCCTCCTATCCCTTGTCTTCGCAGTGGCTAAATCCCCCCTTTCCCCTATTCAGATCCCTGAAGGCAAAACATACCTTGTCGATAACGGGTATATTGTGGCCTGGAACTGCAAGTACAAGATAGAACGAGCTGCGTCCGGTGGCCTGCTGTCGGCTTTCAGTTCTTCGGAAGGACTGGCGTGTAAGTTTGAGGGTCCTGGAACTGTCTACCTGCAAACGAGAAATGCCGCTGCCTTTGCGGCTCATCTCAGTGGTAAATAG
- a CDS encoding eukaryotic translation initiation factor 2 subunit beta (translational initiation factor 2 beta) yields MADTTVEQAPQKQRKSVAFSEGSVIMDTNGEVTEAPKVEKPTENEATADKSVDEVTEMFKGLSKKKKTKKPKDAEAGEGDEASPAADGEFDPTALKKKKKKTKKVDAGDFEAKLAEAGAAEKGAEETEEVLPEGDLEAGTGIWAHDATQAIPYSLLVSRFFSLIQSHHPDLLSSGAKSYKIPPPQCLREGNRRTIFANIADICKRMKRSDDHVMQFLFAELGTSGSVDGSRRLVIKGRFQQKQLENVLRRYIVEYVTCKTCRSPDTELNKGENRLYFVTCNSCGSRRSVAAIKTGFRGQVGRRKRQG; encoded by the exons ATGGCGGATACAACT GTCGAACAAGCTCCTCAAAAACAACGCAAGTCAGTCGCATTCAGTGAAGGCTCTGTCATCATGGATACCAACGGCGAAGTCACAGAGGCGCCTAAGGTGGAGAAGCCCACCGAGAATGAAG ccacagccgaCAAGTCGGTCGATGAAGTTACCGAAATGTTCAAGGGATtgtccaagaagaagaagacaaagaagccTAAGGATGCAGAGGCCGGCGAAGGCGACGAAGCTTCCCCCGCAGCTGACGGCGAATTCGACCCCACCgccttgaaaaagaagaagaagaagaccaagaaggtTGACGCGGGCGATTTCGAGGCCAAGCTGGCTGAGGCTGGTGCAGCAGAGAAGGGAGCTGAGGAGACAGAGGAGGTCCTCCCTGAGGGCGACCTCGAGGCCGGAACTGGTATCTGGGCCCACGACGCAACGCAAGCCATCCCCTACTCTCTGCTTGTCTCCCGATTCTTCTCCCTCATTCAGAGCCACCACCCCGACCTTCTGTCCAGCGGTGCCAAGTCGTATAAgattcctcctcctcagtgTCTGCGTGAAGGTAACCGTCGTACCATTTTCGCCAACATCGCCGATATTTGCAAGCGTATGAAGCGTTCCGACGACCACGTTATGCAGTTCTTGTTCGCCGAATTGGGTACCAGTGGCAGTGTTGACGGCAGTCGTCGTCTGGTCATTAAGGGTCGTttccagcagaagcagcttGAGAACGTCCTCAGAAGATATATTG TCGAATATGTTACTTGCAAGACCTGCCGCAGTCCCGACACCGAGCTCAACAAGGGTGAGAACCGTCTGTACTTCGTTACCTGCAACTCCTGCGGATCCCGTCGTTCCGTCGCCGCTATCAAGACCGGTTTCCGTGGCCAAGTCGGACGCAGAAAGAGACAGGGTTAA
- a CDS encoding uncharacterized protein (expressed protein) produces MQCTCGNCLNQAKHSLKANMPIYGTLPITTKVPSTAGQSVGQSVSQITPMDGVNPSHQAQASTPYAQIKTKCSRKPQPRVSNDKAPTLPVPSDIPIACPPHPSEPNESKDSNITISGFGRGLTATAYVP; encoded by the coding sequence ATGCAATGCACTTGCGGTAACTGCTTGAATCAAGCCAAGCACTCATTAAAGGCAAACATGCCTATCTACGGTACCTTACCCATTACAACGAAGGTACCGTCCACCGCAGGTCAATCAGTCGgtcagtcagtcagtcaAATCACGCCAATGGATGGTGTCAACCCAAGCCATCAGGCACAGGCATCCACGCCTTATGCACAAATAAAGACTAAATGCAGCCGGAAACCGCAGCCCCGGGTCTCCAATGACAAGGCACCCACGCTCCCTGTTCCGTCCGACATTCCGATAGCCTGTCCTCCCCACCCATCCGAACCCAACGAGTCAAAAGATAGCAACATCACAATCTCGGGATTTGGACGTGGACTAACGGCGACGGCGTATGTCCCATGA
- a CDS encoding uncharacterized protein (expressed protein), producing MNFGRGTPARALAGHPGCWVQDNLCDGTVSAAACCAVQGYRRGFFLFLFLFSFSFSFLFCFLFLRFLDLAYVSSMCACVELAGWWFVFFFFGVFVWSGLYSFPFGTTRPEQKDDGCEQLSGGDFPYYCRPDRFISAANSA from the coding sequence ATGAACTTTGGAAGAGGAACGCCCGCACGGGCCCTTGCGGGACACCCAGGTTGCTGGGTTCAGGACAATTTATGCGATGGAACGGTCTCAGCCGCTGCGTGTTGTGCTGTACAAGGCTACCGGCGTgggttttttctttttctttttcttttttcattttcattttcttttcttttttgttttctgtttctccGTTTCCTGGATTTGGCTTATGTTTCGTCAATGTGTGCATGTGTGGAGTTGGCTGGTTGgtggtttgttttctttttttttggtgtCTTCGTTTGGAGTGGGctatattcttttcctttcggTACAACCCGCCCAGAACAGAAGGATGATGGATGTGAGCAACTCTCTGGAGGAGACTTTCCATATTACTGCAGACCCGACCGTTTCATATCTGCCGCTAATTCTGCATAG
- a CDS encoding Six-hairpin glycosidase-like protein yields MAQYHTVSTPSALEVYVNGTLGASIPMHGSGTWGYGPFQDQLAYVKDVVVTASNGTVLYQNNFLSQDTLAEYAADSNWGTVCADGGKRSAVVPRAIPDHGLSTLLPSDAGRLLPNDERPRVPRQYWGQILKLVSRMGSYIDPHSGLLGESYDNKYFTASNKLNATAPSALMALSLRQLIPAPEALQDTASAASFAATYKGLSDAINLLPWNPEKGAYGISVSEPDDYSLFAMTFTISAGIANETQIQAMVSSLESLQVGVGYKDALNLGNSTTMRMSPNSQGFLLEALLIANKTYGTPSLGPVSTLLRTFWPNMLNTSRYYSGSTWEYEYPDGSPGIGLFTSLAHPWGSAPTYLLTEYVLGIRAADPGYPKWYFEPLLAGLDLDSASGTLPTPYGDIVASWEVKNGSVRLSITPPPPPPPPPPPGPLVLSVPENSWVSEW; encoded by the coding sequence ATGGCACAATATCACACGGTCTCCACGCCGTCGGCTTTAGAGGTCTATGTCAACGGAACTCTAGGCGCTTCCATTCCTATGCATGGAAGCGGGACTTGGGGTTACGGGCCCTTTCAGGATCAACTCGCCTACGTCAAAGATGTGGTGGTGACGGCGAGTAACGGCACCGTCCTCTACCAGAACAACTTTCTCAGCCAGGACACCCTCGCCGAATACGCAGCAGACTCCAACTGGGGAACCGTGTGCGCGGATGGCGGCAAACGGTCCGCTGTTGTTCCCCGCGCCATACCGGATCACGGACTATcaactcttcttccttctgacGCTGGGCGATTACTACCGAATGACGAACGACCTAGAGTCCCGCGGCAGTATTGGGGGCAGATCCTTAAACTAGTGTCCCGAATGGGCAGTTATATTGACCCGCATTCGGGCCTGCTTGGCGAGAGCTACGACAATAAATACTTCACTGCCTCCAACAAGCTCAATGCCACTGCCCCTTCTGCCCTAATGGCTCTCTCCCTCCGTCAACTTATCCCGGCCCCCGAGGCCCTCCAAGATACAGCTAGTGCAGCATCCTTTGCAGCCACCTACAAGGGTCTCTCGGACGCCATCAACTTGCTGCCGTGGAACCCCGAGAAGGGAGCCTACGGTATCTCTGTATCCGAGCCTGACGACTACTCCCTGTTCGCCATGACCTTCACCATCAGCGCAGGCATTGCCAACGAGACGCAGATCCAAGCCATGGTCTCTTCCCTCGAGTCCCTGCAGGTCGGTGTCGGGTACAAGGACGCCTTAAATTTAGGCAATAGTACTACGATGCGCATGTCGCCCAACTCCCAAGGTTTCCTGCTCGAGGCACTTCTCATCGCAAACAAGACGTACGGCACGCCGTCTCTCGGGCCAGTGAGCACATTGCTCCGGACGTTCTGGCCGAACATGCTAAACACGAGTCGTTATTACTCCGGTTCAACTTGGGAATATGAATACCCAGACGGAAGCCCCGGTATCGGGCTCTTCACTAGCCTAGCCCATCCGTGGGGCAGCGCGCCAACTTACCTCTTGACGGAGTACGTGCTCGGCATTCGCGCTGCTGACCCTGGATATCCCAAATGGTATTTCGAGCCGCTGTTAGCGGGGCTAGATCTCGACTCGGCGTCGGGCACGCTGCCGACGCCGTATGGAGATATTGTTGCTTCCTGGGAAGTGAAGAACGGGTCAGTAAGATTGTCGAttacaccaccaccaccaccaccaccaccaccaccaccaggacCTCTGGTACTATCCGTGCCAGAGAACTCGTGGGTGAGTGAGTGGTGA